One stretch of Streptomyces sp. NBC_00443 DNA includes these proteins:
- a CDS encoding DUF4193 domain-containing protein produces the protein MATDYDTPRKTDDDVDSDSLEELKARRNDKSTSAVDVDEFEAAEGLELPGADLSNEELAVRVLPKQQDEFTCMSCFLVHHRSQLAREKNGQPICRDCD, from the coding sequence ATGGCAACGGATTACGACACCCCACGCAAGACCGACGACGACGTCGACTCGGACAGCCTTGAAGAGCTGAAGGCCAGGCGGAACGACAAGTCGACGTCCGCAGTGGACGTCGACGAGTTCGAGGCTGCCGAAGGCCTGGAGCTGCCCGGCGCGGACCTCTCGAATGAGGAGCTGGCCGTCCGGGTGCTGCCCAAGCAGCAGGACGAGTTCACCTGCATGAGCTGCTTCCTGGTGCACCACCGCAGCCAGCTGGCCCGGGAGAAGAACGGCCAGCCGATCTGCCGCGACTGCGACTGA
- a CDS encoding sensor histidine kinase, whose protein sequence is MATTPAPPQAPPKPTWDPRRPEQVFPWLRPTIRIRLTLLYGGMFLIAGILLLSIIYLLAAQALHEGSGQSFQVTGTNIDITSSTCPQLDSAKTNGELNEILKQCDADQRRHALDDLLSRSLLALLGLAIIAFAFGYAMAGRVLSPLGRITRTARAVAGSDLSRRIELDGPDDELKELADTFDEMLERLQRAFTAQQRFVGNASHELRTPLAINRTLLEVHLSDPGAPMELQQLGKTLLATNERSEQLVEGLLLLARSDNQIVERKPVDLAEVAEQAVDQVHAEAQAKGVMIRGEQKPAVVQGNGVLLERIALNLVQNAVRYNIPEGGWVEVTTEIQHGQAVLVVSNTGPVVPAYEIDNLFEPFRRLRTERTGSDKGVGLGLSIVRSVARAHGGHISAEPREGGGLVMRVTLPV, encoded by the coding sequence ATGGCCACGACACCCGCGCCTCCGCAGGCGCCGCCGAAACCCACCTGGGATCCGAGAAGGCCCGAGCAAGTCTTCCCCTGGCTTCGCCCCACGATCCGCATAAGGCTCACGCTGCTGTACGGCGGCATGTTCCTGATCGCCGGAATCCTGCTGCTGTCGATCATCTATCTGCTGGCGGCCCAGGCCCTCCACGAAGGCAGCGGTCAGTCGTTCCAGGTGACCGGGACGAACATAGACATCACCAGTTCGACCTGTCCCCAGCTGGACTCCGCCAAGACCAACGGCGAGCTCAACGAGATCCTGAAGCAGTGCGACGCCGACCAGCGTCGGCACGCCCTGGACGATCTGTTGAGCCGCTCCCTGCTGGCCCTCCTCGGCCTCGCGATCATCGCCTTCGCCTTCGGCTACGCCATGGCCGGCCGTGTCCTGTCGCCGCTGGGCCGGATCACCCGGACCGCGCGCGCGGTGGCGGGCTCGGACCTGTCCCGCCGTATCGAACTGGACGGCCCGGACGACGAGCTGAAGGAGCTGGCCGACACCTTCGACGAGATGCTGGAGCGGTTGCAGCGGGCCTTCACCGCCCAGCAGCGCTTCGTCGGCAACGCCTCGCACGAGCTGCGCACCCCGCTCGCGATCAACCGCACGCTCCTCGAAGTGCACCTGTCTGACCCGGGCGCACCGATGGAACTCCAGCAGCTCGGCAAGACGCTGCTGGCCACCAACGAGCGCAGCGAGCAGCTCGTCGAGGGCCTGCTGCTGCTCGCCCGCAGCGACAACCAGATCGTCGAGCGCAAACCGGTGGACCTCGCGGAGGTGGCCGAGCAGGCCGTCGACCAGGTGCACGCGGAGGCGCAGGCCAAGGGCGTGATGATCCGCGGCGAGCAGAAGCCGGCGGTCGTCCAGGGCAACGGCGTGCTGCTGGAGCGGATCGCGCTGAACCTCGTGCAGAACGCCGTCCGGTACAACATCCCGGAGGGCGGCTGGGTCGAGGTCACCACCGAGATCCAGCACGGGCAGGCCGTCCTGGTCGTCTCGAACACCGGGCCGGTGGTGCCGGCGTACGAGATCGACAACCTCTTCGAGCCGTTCCGGCGGCTGCGTACGGAGCGCACGGGCAGCGACAAGGGTGTAGGCCTGGGACTGTCCATCGTGCGGTCCGTTGCGCGGGCGCACGGCGGGCACATCTCGGCGGAGCCACGCGAGGGCGGAGGTCTCGTGATGCGAGTGACCCTTCCGGTCTGA